From the Lysinibacillus fusiformis genome, the window ATTAAAGGTAGCAAAGCAAGTAACACTTTCAACAATTAAATCACTCCTACTGAATAACAAATTTTACACTATAGTGTAAATAATTATTCTATAGTGTATTATTTTACGTTAAAATCCTTAAAAGGGAAGTGTTTTTTGAATTTTTTTATAATTCCTAATAGAAGAATGGAGAAATACAAATGGAATTTGGAAAACAAGTAAATTTAATAAGAAAAGAAAAAGGCCTGAGTTTGCAGGAGCTTTCTGCGTTGAGTAACGTAAGTACGTCCATGCTATCTCAAATAGAACGTGGTGAAAAAAACCCAACTATTTCAGTAGCTTGTCAGATTGCAGAAGCTTTAAATACTACTTTATCAGCCCTATTAGATCAGCAAGAGAAGAGAGAAACCATTGTTATAAGAAAAGAAAATAGACCTGTGTACCATGATGAAAACTCTGGTTTTCAAAGACATTTATTGTCACCTTCTTTTCCGTCAAGAGGAATTGAATTTGTGAAAAACGTGATGCCACCTCTTTCAGAATCAGGCATTTTTCCGGCACATCAATCAGGCGTGAAAGAGTACATATATGTAGAAAAAGGGACTTTAAAGGTTGAACTAGGCAAAGGTCTTTATAACGAAGAATTATATGAGGGGGATTCTTTCTTTTTTGAAGCCGATACAGAACATCGATTTATTAATGTTTTAAATGAGGAATGCCATTATTTTTTAGTTATTGATTCAAGCCAAAGTAAGAAGTAAGAGAACTATTCGTTGCTGTTTTTCAACATCCAATCATTGTTTCTAAATGACTGGATTTTTGTATTTAGATAAAAATAGCCCAAAATCATGTCTATTCATCTGAGAGCTTTCCCCTTGACTGGAATTTATAGTATGCTGATTAAAAGAGAGGAGAGGGATTTTATGGTTAAACAATTAATGATTGGGGACACAACACAAGAATGGGCTTCTACGCGTCGCATGCTGGAACGCTTGCCTGACGAGCATATGACATGGAGACCACATGAGAAATCGATGACACTCGGAGGTCTGGCCACACACCTAATCAATCTGCTCAACTGGCAAATTGCGATTTTACAATACCAGGAGTTTGATCTTTCGACTGTGCCGTTGCGACGGGAGCCATTAGAAAAATGCGCTGATATTCTGGGAGAGTTTGAAGCAAATGTCGGCAAGTTGGAAAAGATACTTGCCGAATGTGATGAAAAAATGCTAGGCGAAGAATGGACGCTACGTCATGGTGACCATATCATTCGCCGTGAGCCCCGAGCAATTGCGTTCCGCACCTTCGGATTAAGCCACATGATCCATCATCGAGCGCAGCTTGGGGTATACTTGCGACTTCTCGATATCCCAGTTCCAGGCATCTACGGGCCCTCTGCAGACGAGGAAGCCTAGTAACCTACATCCACGAATCGATAGAAACAAGGGTGAAAACAATTGTTTATCATTTGGAAATAAAGTATTGATATGTGAGGTGTTCGATTGAATAAGATAATGACGAAGACAGAACGATTAATTATTCGATTAATGGAGGTGGAAGATTATTCTTCTTGGCTTACGGAATATGAAAACCGTTTACCTTCTCAGCATAAATACGATGAGGGTAAATTAGATATGAGCATCTGTACGAAAGAATGGTTTTGTGATTTAGTTACGAAACATCATCAGATGGCTGAGGATGACAAGGTATATGTATTTGGCGTATTCAGAAAAACAGATAATACACACATTGGTTTCGTGGACTTTTCAACAATTATGAGGGAAGAATTTCAATGGGCTAGGTTCGGGTATACAATTCATAACCATTTTTGGAGAAAAGGTTATGGTAAAGAGGCTGTAAAAGCAGCGATTGATCTAGCATTTGAAAAATTAAATTATCATCGAATAGAAGCTCATATAAACCTCGACAATACGGCATCTATAAAATTGGCAGAAAGTGTTGGAATGCTTTATGAATGTACGAGGAAAGCATTCATATACGAGGACGACAAGTGGACTGACCAATTAGTTTATTTTATAAACGCAGAAGACAAGCCATTCTAATGAATTAAAAAAGCGTCAAAAATTTTTCCCATTTAAAAGGGAGGAGCTGTATGTACGAAATGGAGAACTCTTTAGAAGTGCAAAAGAAAGAGGATATAAAAATTTCAATTGTCATACCAGCCCATAATGAAGAAAAATACATTGAAAAATGCTTAGAGTCTATTTTAAAGGCTTCCAAATCCTTTGAAAATCAAGTGGAGATTATTGTTGTTTTAAATCGATGTACAGACAGAACGGAGGAAATTGCAAAATCGTATAATTGTATCCTTTTAAAGAATAGCGATAAGAACCTTTCTAAGATTAGGAACGCTGGTGTTGACATAGCAAGAGGGGAAATCATCGTTACAA encodes:
- a CDS encoding helix-turn-helix domain-containing protein yields the protein MEFGKQVNLIRKEKGLSLQELSALSNVSTSMLSQIERGEKNPTISVACQIAEALNTTLSALLDQQEKRETIVIRKENRPVYHDENSGFQRHLLSPSFPSRGIEFVKNVMPPLSESGIFPAHQSGVKEYIYVEKGTLKVELGKGLYNEELYEGDSFFFEADTEHRFINVLNEECHYFLVIDSSQSKK
- a CDS encoding DinB family protein, producing MVKQLMIGDTTQEWASTRRMLERLPDEHMTWRPHEKSMTLGGLATHLINLLNWQIAILQYQEFDLSTVPLRREPLEKCADILGEFEANVGKLEKILAECDEKMLGEEWTLRHGDHIIRREPRAIAFRTFGLSHMIHHRAQLGVYLRLLDIPVPGIYGPSADEEA
- a CDS encoding GNAT family N-acetyltransferase; its protein translation is MNKIMTKTERLIIRLMEVEDYSSWLTEYENRLPSQHKYDEGKLDMSICTKEWFCDLVTKHHQMAEDDKVYVFGVFRKTDNTHIGFVDFSTIMREEFQWARFGYTIHNHFWRKGYGKEAVKAAIDLAFEKLNYHRIEAHINLDNTASIKLAESVGMLYECTRKAFIYEDDKWTDQLVYFINAEDKPF